ATGCTAAACTCATTTTATTAGCAACAGGAGGTTATGCTCGCCTTTTTCAATTCAGCACTAATTCTGCTATTAATACTGGTGATGGTCTTGGGATGATTTTAAATGCGGGATTACCTTTAGAAGATTTAGAATTTATTCAATTTCACCCTACAGGACTTTATCCTTGGGGATTTCTTATGAGTGAGGCAGTGAGAGGTGAGGGCGGGTATCTGCTTAATCAGGCAGGAGAAAGATTTATGGAAAGGTATGCTCCAACAAAAATGGAATTAGCACCTAGAGATGTAGTAGCTAGAGCTATTCAAATGGAAATAGAATTAAGTGGAAATCCTTATGTATATTTAGATCTTCGCCATTTATCTGAAGATTTTATTCAAGAAAGACTTCCTCAAGTTAAAGAAATGGCCTTTAAATTTGCAGGGATTAATATCAAAAAAGAACTTATTCCTGTTGCCCCAGCAGCCCATTATACTATGGGTGGTATTCCTGTCAATATAGATGGAGAAGTACTTGCAGATGGTAAAAAAGAAGCGATGCCAGGACTTTTTGCAGCAGGAGAATGTGCTTGTATCTCTATTCATGGTGCTAATCGATTAGGTACAAATTCTACAATGGAATGTGCAGTATTTGGTCATAGAGCAGGAAAAAAAATGGCTTCTTTAGTCAAAAAAACGAATTATTTACCTTTACCTAAAGAGCAAATTTCTTTGGCTTTAGAAGAAATAAATCATCTTTTTGTTCAACCACCTAAAATTTCTATAGCCGAATTAAGACAACAATTACAAGTTTCTATGATGCAAAATTGTGGTATTCTCCGTGACCAATCACGATTAAAAAAACAACTTATAATTATTCAAGATTTAAAAGAAGTTTATAAAAAAATAGGTTTAAAAGGTATTCCTCGCACTTTTAATTTAGCTTTTGAAGAAGTTTGGGAATTAAGAAATATGCTTAATATTGCTGAGGCTGTAGTTATAAGTGCACTTGCACGTGAGGAGAGTCGTGGCGCTCATTATCGGATAGATTTCCCTAAAAGAGATGATAAAAATTGGCTTAAACATACTCTTATTTGGAAAAAAGAAGATAAATTAAATTTAGATTATAAACCAGTAGTTATTACTCAATTTCCACCTTCAGAAAGGTTTTTTTAATGCAAAAAAAATTTATTATTCAACGTTTTTGTCCTGA
This genomic window from Candidatus Desulfofervidus auxilii contains:
- a CDS encoding FAD-binding protein encodes the protein MNKHQHEILIIGAGIAGLSAALEACYGGEVAVISKVFPIRSHSVAAQGGTAAALGNMEEDHWEWHFYDTVKGSDFLGDQDAQAIFCYDAIKMAYYLEHLGVPFSRNENGKILQRYFGGHYSQFGQGPPVRRACVAADRIGQAMLHTLFGECLRRKIKFYNEFLVTHLLFHKDGCCGCIAWDLVKGEIHIFHAKLILLATGGYARLFQFSTNSAINTGDGLGMILNAGLPLEDLEFIQFHPTGLYPWGFLMSEAVRGEGGYLLNQAGERFMERYAPTKMELAPRDVVARAIQMEIELSGNPYVYLDLRHLSEDFIQERLPQVKEMAFKFAGINIKKELIPVAPAAHYTMGGIPVNIDGEVLADGKKEAMPGLFAAGECACISIHGANRLGTNSTMECAVFGHRAGKKMASLVKKTNYLPLPKEQISLALEEINHLFVQPPKISIAELRQQLQVSMMQNCGILRDQSRLKKQLIIIQDLKEVYKKIGLKGIPRTFNLAFEEVWELRNMLNIAEAVVISALAREESRGAHYRIDFPKRDDKNWLKHTLIWKKEDKLNLDYKPVVITQFPPSERFF